One window of the Vanessa atalanta chromosome 22, ilVanAtal1.2, whole genome shotgun sequence genome contains the following:
- the LOC125072717 gene encoding checkpoint protein HUS1, with the protein MKFRAVMIDTGPMREFSNIVTTISKLSKECVMRLSDDKLYFIVSEDNSGPTPPVLWCEIPQDMFFSEYEMIGIDENHKDIYLGVVSANLARSLMTLKSAKCLKMKLTKKQCPCLTLEIEMPSSTSQQTRQVTHDIPVIVVPRKLWSEFQEPRVPQPDISIELPTLKQLRTTVDRMRTMSPEIVIRASSEGRLTLQIKTSMAKVSTRFKDLRVEAFEGPIDHSDSETESQANEDMSNLCYCRVDAKKFSIFLSADQISHNQTMCSIVHKKLIILCLQTEENVKLQFFITGIVY; encoded by the exons atGAAATTTCGTGCCGTGATGATAGATACGGGTCCAATGAGAGAATTTTCAa ATATAGTGACAACTATTTCAAAGTTATCCAAGGAATGCGTAATGAGGTTGTCCGATGATAAGTTATATTTCATAGTTAGTGAAGACAATAGTGGTCCCACTCCGCCGGTGTTGTGGTGTGAGATCCCTCAAGATATGTTTTTCTCCGAGTATGAAATGATTGGTATCGACGAGAATcacaaagatatttatttaggaGTTGTATCAG CAAACTTAGCGCGGTCACTTATGACATTAAAATCAGCAAAgtgtttaaaaatgaaattgacaaaaaaacaaTGCCCTTGTTTAACATTGGAAATTGAAATG ccaTCATCTACCTCACAACAAACACGTCAAGTTACTCATGATATACCCGTTATTGTTGTGCCCAGGAAACTATGGAGCGAGTTTCAAGAGCCCAGAGTCCCACAACCTGAT ATATCTATAGAGTTACCCACACTAAAACAATTACGAACAACAGTAGACCGTATGAGAACAATGAGTCCAGAAATAGTTATCAGAGCTTCATCTGAGGGTAGACTTAccttacaaattaaaacaagtatGGCAAAGGTTTCCACAAGATTTAAGGATTTAAGAGTGGAGGCTTTTGAag GACCGATTGATCATTCAGATTCTGAGACAGAGAGCCAGGCAAATGAAGATATGtcaaatttatgttattgtcGAGTGGATGCTAAGAAGTTCTCCATATTCCTCAGTGCCGACCAAATATCCCATAATCAAACTATGTGTAgtattgtacataaaaaattgataattttatgtcTTCAGACTGAGGAAAATGTGAAATTGCAGTTTTTTATAACTGggattgtatattaa